The genomic stretch TCTCGATCGCATCTTCGATGGCATCGAGCGGCAGACCCGTGTAACGGATCGATACCGGGCGGGATGGAGGAATTGGATAGCGCACTTTGGTTTCTTGGTTGAGAACAGCAATCTCGTTCGGACGCATTCCGGTACGGATGAGCAGTTCTGCGCCCTTCGGTTCACCGCGTGCGTGTGCCTTCATGCGTTGTCCGCAGATCACGACCTGATGGTAGCGGACGCATTCCGGGTGTTGGAGCTGCCAGACAGTGATGCGGTCAAACTGGCTGGCCAGCAAGCGAGCGCATGGAGCCAGCGCTGTGCTCGGAACTACGAATATCAGTACGCCGTCCGTCTCCACCCAGCGATAGCAATGTTCCAGGAATCCCAACTCCATGCGCTGATTGCTGTGTGCACCCAGCTCACAGTCGTAAGGCGGATTCAAGTATAGAAGTGAGCACGACTCGGCGGTCACGCGGCATTCGAATACACTCCCGTGGATGGTGGCAATCCCGCGCGCGGCGCACGACGCTGCCCGGTCGGCATCCAGTTCAATGGCAGCGAGCGCGGCATCGCTGTCCATCGTGATGTCCACCAGGGCGGCGCCGTCGCCGGCGCATGGGTCGAGGGCGGAATACGCCGCAGAAGGAATCAGCAGCGTCCTTATGTTTTGCCTCTCTTCAGGTGGCAGCGGGTAATACCCCAGTTTGAGTCTGGAAAACGGGCGGGCCATCGCTTGTGACTCCAGGAAGACTTACCATGAGTTCAATGAACCAAATTGAGGTTGGTTTGGAGCTGGACACAGACTCCTCGCTGGCGGACTTCTGCAGACACGGACACCGCGGAGAATTTCCGGAAGATGAGCGTCGAAGCTGAAACCAAAGGATTTTCGAAGAAGGGTAGGAGAGGAGAGAATGGGGAACTACTCGAAACAGAGTTATCTACGCCCTTTGAACCGTTCGGCGCCGGAGACTTGCCTGAAGTTGTTGCGGGGCGTCTATCGGGCATCGTAATTGGGGCCAGCGAGTTCTTCCAAACCCAGGACAACTGCTTGTAGCGTCCTCATATCCGTGATCTTGCTCGGTGCCGGCGCTTGCAGCTTTGCCAGCAGAGCAGTCACTTTCTCCGGCGGCAGGCGTTTGCTGACGGCCTGGAGCCTGCAGAAGCCGCGGGTGGCCGATTCCAGAATGCTGAGCACACGATGCTTCACCGCTATGTCACCAATGAGCCGGGGCTGACTGGCGCGCCCATACTGGCGTAGTACATTGCGGTAGAAGCCCGGACCCACAACCGCTTCGAGCTTTGCAATCCTTCGGTCTACTTCTTCGCCGTCTGTGGTTCCGCCGCGACCATTGCCGTTTTCAGAGCCGTTGCTGGCGCTGCCGTGGCCGTACCCAGCGGCACCGCCGATCCCATTCCCGTTACCATTGCTACCCGGCGGGCGCATGCCTTTTGCCCAGTTCTCGGGCACTGCCCAGAGCGGCAGCCGCGGCATCTGCTTTGGTTGGCGATGTTCGTCCAAGTCGACCCATCGCGGCTGAAAGTAGTAGAAGTACCGACCTAGGCCGAAGCAACTGCAGGCGCGCTTGAACGCCTGCGCGTCGGCTGCGGTCATTCCATGGTCGTCGTCGGCCCAGTCTTCACCGGTCCCCGAGTGCTCGCCGAGACCAATGATGGCGACGGTGCAGGTGACCAGGACCTTGCCGCTGATGATGGACTCGCCCTTCTTGATCCGAGTGAGATTATGCATGGTTTCAATCTGGTACTTCCGGGTCCATCCATGAGGCGTCAACAACGCGTTAAGCCGGTCGGTGTAGGCACGGGGATCGGCATAAGGCACGATCTGCCCGCGCCGCTTATCGTTGGAGGTATTGGTGATGCGCCACTGAACCTGGTGCCCAGGAAAGGGAATTTCCAGTTCGGCGAGAAGCCTGGTCACGTCCGTCTCCGCAAGAGGACTATCGTAAGGATGATCGTTTGGCACGAGGATGCTCCTTCGCACGGTGACGTGCGGTTTCGCGTCGTTATCGCGTTG from Terriglobales bacterium encodes the following:
- a CDS encoding DUF6094 domain-containing protein is translated as MARPFSRLKLGYYPLPPEERQNIRTLLIPSAAYSALDPCAGDGAALVDITMDSDAALAAIELDADRAASCAARGIATIHGSVFECRVTAESCSLLYLNPPYDCELGAHSNQRMELGFLEHCYRWVETDGVLIFVVPSTALAPCARLLASQFDRITVWQLQHPECVRYHQVVICGQRMKAHARGEPKGAELLIRTGMRPNEIAVLNQETKVRYPIPPSRPVSIRYTGLPLDAIEDAIENSLAMQKARGILVPKHQKMSGRPVTPLHQGHVGLLACSGMLNGIFGEGESRHIAHWRSVKYVDEFNEQGDEESETIIRKRERFSHELMVAYEDGRIIELKETKR
- a CDS encoding Rad52/Rad22 family DNA repair protein; translated protein: MTRLLAELEIPFPGHQVQWRITNTSNDKRRGQIVPYADPRAYTDRLNALLTPHGWTRKYQIETMHNLTRIKKGESIISGKVLVTCTVAIIGLGEHSGTGEDWADDDHGMTAADAQAFKRACSCFGLGRYFYYFQPRWVDLDEHRQPKQMPRLPLWAVPENWAKGMRPPGSNGNGNGIGGAAGYGHGSASNGSENGNGRGGTTDGEEVDRRIAKLEAVVGPGFYRNVLRQYGRASQPRLIGDIAVKHRVLSILESATRGFCRLQAVSKRLPPEKVTALLAKLQAPAPSKITDMRTLQAVVLGLEELAGPNYDAR